The genomic DNA AGCAAGCGTGGGAATCGGTCACACACGCTGGGCTACACATGGTGTTCCAAGCAAAGTAAACGCGCATCCGCATCAAAGTACATCAAAACGCTTTACACTAGTTCATAACGGTGTAATTGAAAACTATGAGCTAGTGAAAAAGGAATATTTACAAGATGTAACGTTCGTAAGTGAAACAGATACAGAGGTTATCGTACAGCTTATGGAACAACAAGTGAGCACAGGACTAAGTGTAGAAGAAGCGTTCCGTAATACGCTATCTCTTTTACATGGCTCTTATGCAATCGGATTACTTGATGCTGAAAATCCAAACATGATTTATGTTGCTAAAAACAAAAGCCCGCTATTAGTAGGTGTTGGTGACAACTTTAATGTTGTGGCGAGCGACGCTATGGCGATGTTACAAGTTACAGATCAATTTATTGAATTAATGGATAAAGAAATCGTAATTGTAACGAAAGAAAGTATTACAATTAAAAACTTACAAGGTGAAACGATTGAACGTGCACCGTTTACAGCGGAATTAGATGCAAGTGATATTGAAAAGGGAACATATCCTCATTTCATGCTTAAAGAAATCGATGAGCAACCACTTGTAATCCGTAATATAATTCAAAAGTACCAAGATGAAAATGGCGAGATTGAATTAGATCAAGACATTCGCAATGCAATTTTAGATAGCGATCGTATTTACATCATTGCATGTGGAACAAGTTATCATGCAGGTCTTGTTGGAAAACAATTTATCGAGAAGTTTGCAAAAATGCCAGTTGAAGTGCATGTAGCAAGTGAATTCTCTTATAACATGCCATTATTAACAGAAAGACCATTCTTCATTTACATTTCACAAAGTGGTGAAACAGCTGATAGCCGTGCAGTACTTGTACAGACAAATGAAATGGGGCATAAAGCATTAACGATTACAAACGTACCTGGTTCTACGCTTTCTCGTGAAGCTGATTATACACTTCCGTTATACGCGGGACCAGAAATCGCAGTTGCATCAACGAAAGCTTATACAGCACAACTTGCAGTACTTTCAATTTTAGCTGCGGACATTGCTAGAGCGAAAGGTGAAGTTCTTGATTTCGATTTAACACACGAATTAGGACTTGTAGCAAATGCAATGATAGAACTTTGTGATCAAAAAGAGGAAATGGACGCATTAGCAAAACAATTTTTAGCAACAACGCGTAATTGTTTCTTCATCGGACGTAGCGTAGACTTCTACGTAGGTTTAGAAGGCGCGTTAAAGCTAAAAGAAATCTCTTACATCCAAGCAGAAGGATTTGCTGGAGGAGAGTTAAAACACGGTACAATCGCTTTAATTGAAAATGGTACACCAGTTATCGCACTTGCTACACAAGAGCACGTAAACCTTGGAATTCGTGGTAACGTGAAAGAAGTAGTAGCACGCGGAGCTAACCCATGTATCATCTCAATGAAGGGCTTAGAAATGGAAGGTGACAGCTTCGTATTACCAGCTGTACACGAAGCGCTAGCACCGCTAGTAGCAGTTATTCCATTACAACTTATCTCATACTACGCAGCACTTCACCGCGAGTGTGACGTTGATAAGCCACGTAACTTAGCTAAGTCTGTTACGGTTGAGTAGGAGATTGGTAGGTTAATAAATATAGTTGTAGTTTAAAAATAAATTTATGAATTTGTATCCCTTTAGATATTTTATCTAAAGGGATATTTTTGTGTTGAAAAAGAACATCTGAAATTGGTAAGTGGATAGAAGAACCCTATAGATTAAAATTTTACTTTATCGGATTCACTTTTATTTATCTGAATTTTCCGTTACTATTTTAAGTATCCGTGAACAATTTCCTTTATTATGACAAAAAGAGACGAGAGATTTATGGACATTACAAGGGGGCATATTGATGAAAGTGAGTGAAAAAACATATTTAAGTATAGAAGAGATTATTTCAGTACCAACCTTATCAAGTACAAATATAAGCGATGATGGCAAAAATGTAGCATTTGTTAAGAGAACAGCTAACTGGAAAGACAATACATATATAAATCATGTATGGATATATGAAAAAGGTAAAGGGCAGAGTTATCCACTAACAACTGGAGATATAGATAGTACACATCCATTATGGTCCCCAGATTCTAAGACTATTGCCTACCTTAGCTCAGGTGGTGATGGGGCTAATAAAAATCAGATCTTTGTTAAGTCACTAGACGACTATAGTGAGGTTAAAATTACTGATGAGAAAGAAGGAGTCAGTAATTTTAAATGGGATCCTACTGGTAAAGGTTTTTATTATATTGCACATTCAAAGGAATGTGAGGAGATAAAGAAACGTAAGGAACTATATGGAGATTTCTATCATGTAGGTAAGGAACATCAAAATAATTGTTTATACTACATTGAAATAGAAAAAGTGAAACAAAATGATAAACAGGAACGGAAGGTTAGTGGTGTTTATGAACTAACGGACGGTAAGGATTTTTATATACATAACTTTGATATTTCAAATGATGGGAAAAAGGTTGTATGTATGGCTACACCAAGCCTAAACGATTATATGAATGGTGATCTATACATATTAGATATTGAATCTAGGGAACTACAAAAGATGAATATAGATAAGTTGTTGGGAGGGAGTGTTTACTTTTCTCCTGAGGGCAGCAAAATATGTTACTCAGCAAGCATAAGAGAGAAGGATTACTATAAAAACCATATACAAGAGAGTACATTAGAGATATATGATATGAATAGTGGAAAGATAATTCAGCCTTTAACAGATTTTGATAGTACGGTTATGCCATTACAGTGGACAGCTAAAGGAATTTTAATTAGATGGCAGGATAAAACGAATTACCTCATTGGATTGCTATGTGAGGATGGTACTGTGGAAATGTTAAGCGAAAGAGTAGATGGCTTTATAATGGATGCTTCCATAACAAGGGATGGAAATCATATAACCTATAATAAGGCTATAACAAATGAAACTTTTGAAATCTATTTGGATGATAAAAAAATAACGAATGAAAATAGCTTTTTCGAAGGAAGGCTTAAAAGTAACAGGGAAATCATCTCATGGCAAAGTAGTGATGGCCTGGAAATAGAGGGTGTTTTATCAACCCCTGTAGAGTTTGACGCAAATAAAAAATATCCCTTATTAGTAGTAATTCATGGTGGTCCGGCTTGGGCATCCTTTCCGATATTTTCAGACTGTTTTAATGAGAAATATCCGATTGAACAGTTTGTTGAAAAAGGCTTTATCGTTTTAGAACCAAACTACAGGGGAAGTTCTGGTTATGGTAATGAATTTTTAAAAGCAAA from Bacillus basilensis includes the following:
- the glmS gene encoding glutamine--fructose-6-phosphate transaminase (isomerizing) encodes the protein MCGIVGFIGEQDAKEILLKGLEKLEYRGYDSAGIAVQAKNGVVVYKEKGRIAKLREIVDENVAASVGIGHTRWATHGVPSKVNAHPHQSTSKRFTLVHNGVIENYELVKKEYLQDVTFVSETDTEVIVQLMEQQVSTGLSVEEAFRNTLSLLHGSYAIGLLDAENPNMIYVAKNKSPLLVGVGDNFNVVASDAMAMLQVTDQFIELMDKEIVIVTKESITIKNLQGETIERAPFTAELDASDIEKGTYPHFMLKEIDEQPLVIRNIIQKYQDENGEIELDQDIRNAILDSDRIYIIACGTSYHAGLVGKQFIEKFAKMPVEVHVASEFSYNMPLLTERPFFIYISQSGETADSRAVLVQTNEMGHKALTITNVPGSTLSREADYTLPLYAGPEIAVASTKAYTAQLAVLSILAADIARAKGEVLDFDLTHELGLVANAMIELCDQKEEMDALAKQFLATTRNCFFIGRSVDFYVGLEGALKLKEISYIQAEGFAGGELKHGTIALIENGTPVIALATQEHVNLGIRGNVKEVVARGANPCIISMKGLEMEGDSFVLPAVHEALAPLVAVIPLQLISYYAALHRECDVDKPRNLAKSVTVE
- a CDS encoding S9 family peptidase, whose translation is MKVSEKTYLSIEEIISVPTLSSTNISDDGKNVAFVKRTANWKDNTYINHVWIYEKGKGQSYPLTTGDIDSTHPLWSPDSKTIAYLSSGGDGANKNQIFVKSLDDYSEVKITDEKEGVSNFKWDPTGKGFYYIAHSKECEEIKKRKELYGDFYHVGKEHQNNCLYYIEIEKVKQNDKQERKVSGVYELTDGKDFYIHNFDISNDGKKVVCMATPSLNDYMNGDLYILDIESRELQKMNIDKLLGGSVYFSPEGSKICYSASIREKDYYKNHIQESTLEIYDMNSGKIIQPLTDFDSTVMPLQWTAKGILIRWQDKTNYLIGLLCEDGTVEMLSERVDGFIMDASITRDGNHITYNKAITNETFEIYLDDKKITNENSFFEGRLKSNREIISWQSSDGLEIEGVLSTPVEFDANKKYPLLVVIHGGPAWASFPIFSDCFNEKYPIEQFVEKGFIVLEPNYRGSSGYGNEFLKANYRKQGIADYDDVVSGVDKLVGKGIVDKDRVGVMGWSNGGYISAFCSTFSSRFKAISVGGGITNWSTHYVHTDIPYFIRMYLGDTPWNDLDIYKKTSPMTYIKSACTPTLIQHGEKDVRIPITNAYELYEGLRDMEVDTELIIFKGMAYSSDQPGIHVAIMKQNLMWFSHYILGESMKDF